One window of Pyrus communis chromosome 12, drPyrComm1.1, whole genome shotgun sequence genomic DNA carries:
- the LOC137711347 gene encoding kinesin-like protein KIN-14P yields the protein MDSTSNYSRKGNGGTSSSSVPATGNGFEQVVNRNRETEGKRRACLVECLNTLVPNLDLPTNASYEDLRSCLIDGTILCRMLNRLRPGLVNENSRSTSENVARFLAAMDALGLPKFDMSDLEKGSIKTVTDCLLTLKEKFMPNVMGDGITITSPTTKSGSQSSRFQLSPLSVDERRKVLSESKFQRALHSSVMAETSPSRMHHVGHKFHEVFQLKQGGYADLPAAKISEMMKPNSLDHLLLQNAPTQSLLSVVNGILDESVERKNGEIPHRVSCLLRRVVQEIERRISTQAEHLRTQNNLFKAREEKYQSRIRVLETLASGTSEESELMMNHLQQIKNERTRMEAKKKTDDEDVNVIRLMKERDQSNLEISGLKQELDIAKKTYDLRCLQMEMEAKGARAELGERIKELERLLAESRSKVKELQANSESKHQSNRAKLEERVKELERSLAESRNKVKELEASSESKYQFSKVELEGRIKELERLLADSRNEAKQLATNSESKYKSWSKKLRVYENSMDLQLGSLKELRLSSESMKREVLTAEHSYSVDFNHLGVKLQALADASENYHALLAENRKLFNEIQDLRGNIRVYCRIRPFLPGEKEKKTLVQRIGENGELVVADRSKPGKEGHRLFKFNEVYGSDATQAEVYADTQPLIRSVLDGYNVCIFAYGQTGSGKTYTMTGPNGSTKENWGINYRALNDLFDISQRRQSSITYEIQVQIVEIYNEQVRDLLSSDGAQKKLGIMTHSQPNGLAVPDASMHPVEATSDVIRLMGIGFKNRAVGATALNERSSRSHSVVTVHVRGKDLKTGSALIGNLHLVDLAGSERVDRSEVTGDRLKEAQHINKSLSSLGDVIFALAQKSPHVPYRNSKLTQVLQSSLGGQAKTLMFVQLNPDASSFSESLSTLKFSERVAGVELGAAKSNKEGRDVRELMEQVASLKDTIAKKDGEIERLQLLDGHSEKRGTSSFRYESSQPSRVSRGGK from the exons ATGGATTCCACATCGAATTACAGCAGAAAAGGAAATGGAGGAACCAGCAGCTCAAGTGTTCCTGCTACCGGGAATGGTTTCGAACAAGTTGTAAATCGTAATCGTGAGACTGAAG GGAAGCGGAGAGCGTGCTTAGTGGAGTGTTTAAATACTTTAGTTCCTAATCTAGATTTACCAACAAATGCTTCGTATGAGGACTTGAGATCTTGCTTGATTGATGGTACCATTTTATGTCGGATGTTGAACAGGCTTAGACCCGGTCTTGTTAATGAG AATTCGAGGTCAACCTCAGAAAATGTTGCAAGGTTTCTGGCAGCTATGGATGCATTAGGGCTGCCGAAGTTTGATATGTCCGACCTAGAGAAG GGGTCTATCAAGACTGTCACCGACTGTCTTTTAACacttaaagaaaaatttatgcCAAATGTTATGGGAGATGGTATTACTATAACTAGTCCGACGACTAAATCTGGCAGCCAATCTTCCCGCTTCCAGCTTTCTCCATTATCCGTGGATGAGAGGCGGAAGGTCCTGTCTGAATCAAAATTTCAGCGCGCATTGCATAGTTCTGTTATGGCAG AGACATCGCCTTCACGAATGCATCATGTTGGGCATAAGTTCCACGAGGTGTTTCAGTTGAAGCAAGGAGGTTACGCGGATCTTCCTGCTGCAAAaatttcagaaatgatgaaacCGAACAGTTTAGAT CATCTCTTGCTGCAGAACGCTCCAACGCAGTCACTTCTGAGTGTTGTAAATGGAATCCTTGATGAAAGTGTTGAAAGAAAGAATGGTGAAATACCTCAT CGCGTGTCTTGCCTTCTGCGAAGAGTTGTCCAGGAGATTGAGCGGCGAATATCAACTCAGGCGGAGCATTTAAGAACT CAAAACAACCTTTTTAAGGCtcgtgaagagaaataccagtCCAGAATCAGAGTGCTTGAAACACTTGCATCCGGAACCAGTGAGGAAAGTGAG CTTATGATGAACCATCTTCAGCAAATAAAG AATGAGAGAACCCGAATGGAAGCAAAGAAGAAAACCGATGACGAGGATGTGAATGTGATCAGATTGATGAAAGAGAGGGATCAAAGCAACCTTGAAATTTCAGGATTGAAGCAAGAGTTGGATATAGCAAAAAAGACATATGACCTGCGTTGCTTGCAAATGGAAATGGAAGCGAAAGGTGCTAGAGCGGAGCTTGGAGAGAGGATAAAAGAACTCGAACGTCTCTTGGCAGAGTCGAGGAGTAAGGTGAAAGAGCTCCAGGCAAATTCTGAGTCAAAACATCAGTCTAATAGAGCAAAACTTGAAGAGAGAGTAAAAGAACTTGAACGTTCTTTGGCAGAATCAAGGAATAAAGTGAAAGAACTCGAGGCAAGTTCCGAGTCCAAATATCAGTTTTCTAAAGTAGAGCTTGAAGGGAGAATAAAAGAACTCGAACGCCTCTTGGCAGATTCAAGGAATGAGGCGAAGCAGCTTGCAACGAATTCAGAGTCAAAATATAAAAGTTGGAGCAAGAAACTGCGTGTTTACGAGAACTCTATGGACCTTCAACTTGGTTCACTAAAG GAATTAAGATTATCTTCGGAGTCCATGAAGCGAGAAGTTTTGACGGCAGAACACAGTTACTCGGTGGACTTTAATCACTTAG GAGTGAAGCTTCAAGCATTAGCAGACGCGTCTGAGAACTATCATGCACTTCTCGCTGAAAACAGGAAGTTATTTAACGAAATTCAGGATTTAAGAG GAAACATCAGAGTTTACTGTCGAATAAGACCATTTCTTcctggagaaaaagaaaagaagacgTTGGTACAACGTATTGGTGAAAATGGGGAACTGGTAGTTGCAGACCGCTCCAAACCAGGGAAGGAGGGTCATCGATTGTTCAAGTTTAACGAGGTCTATGGTTCAGATGCAACTCAAG CTGAAGTGTATGCTGACACACAACCGCTTATACGATCTGTGCTTGATGGATATAATGTATGTATTTTTGCTTATGGCCAAACTGGATCCGGGAAAACATACACGATG ACTGGTCCTAATGGATCAACTAAAGAGAACTGGGGGATCAACTACCGTGCCTTGAATGACCTTTTCGACATATCTCAACGTAGACAAAGCTCCATTACGTATGAAATTCAAGTCCAAATTGTTGAAATATACAACGAACAAGTGCGCGATTTGCTATCCAGCGATGGTGCTCAGAAGAA ACTTGGGATTATGACTCACTCTCAACCCAACGGGCTAGCTGTGCCAGATGCTAGCATGCACCCCGTGGAAGCAACCTCAGATGTAATAAGATTGATGGGAATCGGATTTAAGAACCGAGCTGTTGGTGCCACTGCGTTAAACGAAAGAAGTAGTCGCTCTCATAG TGTTGTTACAGTTCATGTACGCGGAAAGGATTTGAAGACTGGTTCCGCGTTGATTGGTAACCTTCATCTTGTAGATCTCGCGGGAAGTGAAAGAGTAGACCGTTCAGAGGTAACAGGAGACAGGCTCAAGGAAGCACAACATATAAACAAATCATTGTCTTCGCTCGGAGACGTCATATTTGCTCTCGCACAAAAGAGCCCTCATGTACCTTACAGAAACAGCAAGCTCACTCAAGTCCTTCAAAGCTCTCTCG GTGGGCAAGCGAAAACGCTAATGTTTGTGCAGCTAAATCCGGATGCAAGTTCATTTTCCGAAAGTTTAAGTACTCTAAAGTTCTCTGAGAGGGTTGCCGGAGTTGAGTTGGGAGCTGCGAAAAGCAACAAAGAGGGCCGGGATGTAAGGGAATTAATGGAACAG GTAGCATCTCTCAAAGACACGATTGCTAAGAAGGATGGCGAGATTGAGCGATTGCAATTACTTGATGGCCACAGTGAGAAGCGTGGGACGAGCTCATTTAGGTATGAATCTTCGCAGCCAAGCAGAGTTTCTAGAGGTGGAAAGTGA
- the LOC137710926 gene encoding NADH dehydrogenase [ubiquinone] 1 beta subcomplex subunit 10-B-like, with protein MGRKKGVVDFDESPPDDFDPANPYKDPVAMLEMREHLVREKWIDIEKAKIIREKLRWCYRIEGVNHLQKCRHLVHQYLESTRGIGWGKDHRPYEFHGPKPEPVESE; from the exons ATGGGGCGGAAGAAGGGAGTGGTGGACTTCGACGAGTCGCCGCCGGACGACTTTGATCCGGCGAATCCGTACAAGGACCCGGTGGCGATGCTTGAGATGAGGGAGCACTTGGTGCGGGAGAAGTGGATCGACATCGAGAAGGCCAAGATCATCAGGGAGAAGCTCCGATGGTGCTACCGCATCGAAGGCGTCAACCACCTCCAGAAGTGCCGCCACCTCGTCCACCAGTACCTCGAGTCCACTCGCGGCATCGGTTGGGGGAAGGACCACCGTCCTTACGAGTTCCATG gtCCGAAGCCGGAGCCCGTGGAGTCCGAGTGA